One genomic segment of Brachyhypopomus gauderio isolate BG-103 chromosome 19, BGAUD_0.2, whole genome shotgun sequence includes these proteins:
- the ech1 gene encoding delta(3,5)-Delta(2,4)-dienoyl-CoA isomerase, mitochondrial isoform X2 — MNVVIRSALIGSRALCLHTVRAMSTPAGPTPPFTTLSVSHPADHITQVELHRPDKRNAMNKAFWSEMVGCFNQIAEDPECRVVVFSGAGKLFTAGIDLMDIAGDLLHPEGDDTARTSWYLRRIVSKYQETFSVIEKCPKPVIAAVHGACVGGGVDLITACDIRLCTQDAWFQEVDIGLAADVGTLQRLPKVIGSRSLVNELALTARKMYSDEAKSSGLVSRVFPDKETLMAGALEVAGEIAARSPIAVQGTKVNLLYSRDHSVAEGLEFMATWNMSMLQTQDLVKSAQAALERKSPKSVAFSKL, encoded by the exons ATGAACGTCGTAATCAGATCTGCGTTAATAGGGA GCAGGGCCCTGTGCCTGCACACAGTACGAGCCATGTCGACCCCAGCTGGACCCACACCGCCTTTCACCACCCTGTCCGTCAGCCACCCCGCCGACCACATCACGCAGGTGGAGCTGCATCGCCCAGACAAACGCAACGCCATGAACAAAGCTTTCTGGAG TGAAATGGTCGGCTGCTTTAATCAGATTGCTGAAGACCCAGAGTGTCGTGTGGTGGTTTTCTCAGGGGCTGGCAAACTTTTCACAGCGG GCATCGATCTGATGGACATCGCTGGAGATCTGCTCCATCCCGAGGGAGACGACACCGCTCGCACGTCCTGGTACCTCCGCCGCATCGTGTCCAAATACCAGGAGACCTTCTCAGTCATCGAAAAG TGTCCGAAGCCTGTGATCGCGGCCGTACACGGCGCGTGTGTGGGAGGAG GGGTGGACTTGATCACAGCCTGTGACATCCGTCTCTGCACACAGGACGCTTGGTTCCAG GAGGTGGACATCGGCTTGGCAGCAGACGTGGGAACTTTACAGCGACTGCCTAAAGTAATCGGCAGCCGTAG CTTGGTGAATGAACTGGCTCTGACAGCTAGGAAGATGTACTCTGATGAAGCCAAGAGCTCAGGACTGGTCAG CCGTGTGTTTCCTGATAAAGAGACACTCATGGCAGGAGCGTTGGAAGTTGCAGGTGAGATCGCTGCTCGGAGCCCCATTGCTGTCCAGGGAACCAAAGTCAACCTGCTCTACTCCAGAGACCACAGTGTGGCCGAGGGCCTCGAATTcatg GCCACGTGGAACATGAGCATGCTACAAACGCAAGACCTTGTCAAGTCTGCGCAGGCAGCCCTGGAGAGGAAGAGTCCTAAAAGCGTGGCCTTCTCCAAGCTCTGA
- the ech1 gene encoding delta(3,5)-Delta(2,4)-dienoyl-CoA isomerase, mitochondrial isoform X1: MNVVIRSALIGSRALCLHTVRAMSTPAGPTPPFTTLSVSHPADHITQVELHRPDKRNAMNKAFWSEMVGCFNQIAEDPECRVVVFSGAGKLFTAGIDLMDIAGDLLHPEGDDTARTSWYLRRIVSKYQETFSVIEKCPKPVIAAVHGACVGGGVDLITACDIRLCTQDAWFQVKEVDIGLAADVGTLQRLPKVIGSRSLVNELALTARKMYSDEAKSSGLVSRVFPDKETLMAGALEVAGEIAARSPIAVQGTKVNLLYSRDHSVAEGLEFMATWNMSMLQTQDLVKSAQAALERKSPKSVAFSKL; encoded by the exons ATGAACGTCGTAATCAGATCTGCGTTAATAGGGA GCAGGGCCCTGTGCCTGCACACAGTACGAGCCATGTCGACCCCAGCTGGACCCACACCGCCTTTCACCACCCTGTCCGTCAGCCACCCCGCCGACCACATCACGCAGGTGGAGCTGCATCGCCCAGACAAACGCAACGCCATGAACAAAGCTTTCTGGAG TGAAATGGTCGGCTGCTTTAATCAGATTGCTGAAGACCCAGAGTGTCGTGTGGTGGTTTTCTCAGGGGCTGGCAAACTTTTCACAGCGG GCATCGATCTGATGGACATCGCTGGAGATCTGCTCCATCCCGAGGGAGACGACACCGCTCGCACGTCCTGGTACCTCCGCCGCATCGTGTCCAAATACCAGGAGACCTTCTCAGTCATCGAAAAG TGTCCGAAGCCTGTGATCGCGGCCGTACACGGCGCGTGTGTGGGAGGAG GGGTGGACTTGATCACAGCCTGTGACATCCGTCTCTGCACACAGGACGCTTGGTTCCAGGTGAAG GAGGTGGACATCGGCTTGGCAGCAGACGTGGGAACTTTACAGCGACTGCCTAAAGTAATCGGCAGCCGTAG CTTGGTGAATGAACTGGCTCTGACAGCTAGGAAGATGTACTCTGATGAAGCCAAGAGCTCAGGACTGGTCAG CCGTGTGTTTCCTGATAAAGAGACACTCATGGCAGGAGCGTTGGAAGTTGCAGGTGAGATCGCTGCTCGGAGCCCCATTGCTGTCCAGGGAACCAAAGTCAACCTGCTCTACTCCAGAGACCACAGTGTGGCCGAGGGCCTCGAATTcatg GCCACGTGGAACATGAGCATGCTACAAACGCAAGACCTTGTCAAGTCTGCGCAGGCAGCCCTGGAGAGGAAGAGTCCTAAAAGCGTGGCCTTCTCCAAGCTCTGA
- the ech1 gene encoding delta(3,5)-Delta(2,4)-dienoyl-CoA isomerase, mitochondrial isoform X3: MSSFNTRCRALCLHTVRAMSTPAGPTPPFTTLSVSHPADHITQVELHRPDKRNAMNKAFWSEMVGCFNQIAEDPECRVVVFSGAGKLFTAGIDLMDIAGDLLHPEGDDTARTSWYLRRIVSKYQETFSVIEKCPKPVIAAVHGACVGGGVDLITACDIRLCTQDAWFQVKEVDIGLAADVGTLQRLPKVIGSRSLVNELALTARKMYSDEAKSSGLVSRVFPDKETLMAGALEVAGEIAARSPIAVQGTKVNLLYSRDHSVAEGLEFMATWNMSMLQTQDLVKSAQAALERKSPKSVAFSKL, translated from the exons ATGTCCTCGTTTAACACACGGT GCAGGGCCCTGTGCCTGCACACAGTACGAGCCATGTCGACCCCAGCTGGACCCACACCGCCTTTCACCACCCTGTCCGTCAGCCACCCCGCCGACCACATCACGCAGGTGGAGCTGCATCGCCCAGACAAACGCAACGCCATGAACAAAGCTTTCTGGAG TGAAATGGTCGGCTGCTTTAATCAGATTGCTGAAGACCCAGAGTGTCGTGTGGTGGTTTTCTCAGGGGCTGGCAAACTTTTCACAGCGG GCATCGATCTGATGGACATCGCTGGAGATCTGCTCCATCCCGAGGGAGACGACACCGCTCGCACGTCCTGGTACCTCCGCCGCATCGTGTCCAAATACCAGGAGACCTTCTCAGTCATCGAAAAG TGTCCGAAGCCTGTGATCGCGGCCGTACACGGCGCGTGTGTGGGAGGAG GGGTGGACTTGATCACAGCCTGTGACATCCGTCTCTGCACACAGGACGCTTGGTTCCAGGTGAAG GAGGTGGACATCGGCTTGGCAGCAGACGTGGGAACTTTACAGCGACTGCCTAAAGTAATCGGCAGCCGTAG CTTGGTGAATGAACTGGCTCTGACAGCTAGGAAGATGTACTCTGATGAAGCCAAGAGCTCAGGACTGGTCAG CCGTGTGTTTCCTGATAAAGAGACACTCATGGCAGGAGCGTTGGAAGTTGCAGGTGAGATCGCTGCTCGGAGCCCCATTGCTGTCCAGGGAACCAAAGTCAACCTGCTCTACTCCAGAGACCACAGTGTGGCCGAGGGCCTCGAATTcatg GCCACGTGGAACATGAGCATGCTACAAACGCAAGACCTTGTCAAGTCTGCGCAGGCAGCCCTGGAGAGGAAGAGTCCTAAAAGCGTGGCCTTCTCCAAGCTCTGA
- the ech1 gene encoding delta(3,5)-Delta(2,4)-dienoyl-CoA isomerase, mitochondrial isoform X4 codes for MSTPAGPTPPFTTLSVSHPADHITQVELHRPDKRNAMNKAFWSEMVGCFNQIAEDPECRVVVFSGAGKLFTAGIDLMDIAGDLLHPEGDDTARTSWYLRRIVSKYQETFSVIEKCPKPVIAAVHGACVGGGVDLITACDIRLCTQDAWFQVKEVDIGLAADVGTLQRLPKVIGSRSLVNELALTARKMYSDEAKSSGLVSRVFPDKETLMAGALEVAGEIAARSPIAVQGTKVNLLYSRDHSVAEGLEFMATWNMSMLQTQDLVKSAQAALERKSPKSVAFSKL; via the exons ATGTCGACCCCAGCTGGACCCACACCGCCTTTCACCACCCTGTCCGTCAGCCACCCCGCCGACCACATCACGCAGGTGGAGCTGCATCGCCCAGACAAACGCAACGCCATGAACAAAGCTTTCTGGAG TGAAATGGTCGGCTGCTTTAATCAGATTGCTGAAGACCCAGAGTGTCGTGTGGTGGTTTTCTCAGGGGCTGGCAAACTTTTCACAGCGG GCATCGATCTGATGGACATCGCTGGAGATCTGCTCCATCCCGAGGGAGACGACACCGCTCGCACGTCCTGGTACCTCCGCCGCATCGTGTCCAAATACCAGGAGACCTTCTCAGTCATCGAAAAG TGTCCGAAGCCTGTGATCGCGGCCGTACACGGCGCGTGTGTGGGAGGAG GGGTGGACTTGATCACAGCCTGTGACATCCGTCTCTGCACACAGGACGCTTGGTTCCAGGTGAAG GAGGTGGACATCGGCTTGGCAGCAGACGTGGGAACTTTACAGCGACTGCCTAAAGTAATCGGCAGCCGTAG CTTGGTGAATGAACTGGCTCTGACAGCTAGGAAGATGTACTCTGATGAAGCCAAGAGCTCAGGACTGGTCAG CCGTGTGTTTCCTGATAAAGAGACACTCATGGCAGGAGCGTTGGAAGTTGCAGGTGAGATCGCTGCTCGGAGCCCCATTGCTGTCCAGGGAACCAAAGTCAACCTGCTCTACTCCAGAGACCACAGTGTGGCCGAGGGCCTCGAATTcatg GCCACGTGGAACATGAGCATGCTACAAACGCAAGACCTTGTCAAGTCTGCGCAGGCAGCCCTGGAGAGGAAGAGTCCTAAAAGCGTGGCCTTCTCCAAGCTCTGA